A genomic window from Streptomyces mirabilis includes:
- a CDS encoding AMP-dependent synthetase/ligase, translating to MREFTNPPLASAPPVGGLADVVFDHAQEDPLRAAFGRKDENGQWRDVTAAEFRDEVLALAKGLLAQGIRFGDRVAIMSRTRYEWTLFDYALWTIGAHVVPMYSTSSAEQVFWMLHDAQVSAAVVEHEDHAMTIATVIDRLPQLHKLWQLDSGAVQELYEAGAGIDDEVVHRHRRAVTPESIATIIYTSGTTGRPKGCVISHANFMAEASTVIGLMEPIFTSKRDNQASTLLFLPLAHVFGRMVQVAGVLGKVKLGHQPQMHAAVLLPDLAAFQPTFILAVPYIFEKVFNAARRKAEKDGKSGAFEKAVEVAVRYADAIEAKAWGIGAGPSASLRMQHQFFDKVVYTKMRAAMGGRVRHAVSGGSAMDRRLGLFFAGAGIQIYEGYGLTETTAAAVVTPPERTRYGTVGQAIPGTTVHIADDGEIWLHGDNIFQGYLNDPKATDAALHDGWLATGDLGTLDEDGFLTITGRKKEILVTSGGKSVSPGVLEERVRDHPLVAQCIVVGNDRPYIAALVTLDSEAVEHWLQMRGKTRLSPSDLVRDPDLETEVRRAVVAANTLVSQAESIRTFRILANQFTEEHGLLTPSLKLKRKAIENAYATEVEALYRA from the coding sequence TTGCGCGAGTTCACCAACCCTCCGTTGGCGTCGGCGCCGCCGGTGGGCGGCCTGGCCGACGTCGTCTTCGACCATGCCCAGGAGGACCCGCTGCGGGCCGCGTTCGGCCGCAAGGACGAGAACGGACAGTGGCGCGATGTGACGGCCGCCGAGTTCCGTGACGAGGTCCTCGCCCTTGCCAAAGGGCTGCTCGCCCAGGGGATCCGGTTCGGGGACCGGGTCGCGATCATGTCCCGTACCCGCTACGAATGGACACTCTTCGACTACGCATTGTGGACGATCGGCGCCCACGTCGTCCCCATGTACTCGACGTCCTCGGCCGAGCAGGTCTTCTGGATGCTGCACGACGCGCAGGTGTCGGCCGCGGTGGTCGAGCACGAGGACCACGCGATGACCATCGCCACGGTGATCGACCGACTGCCCCAGCTGCACAAACTCTGGCAACTGGACTCCGGCGCGGTGCAGGAGCTCTACGAGGCGGGCGCGGGCATCGACGACGAGGTGGTGCACCGGCACCGGCGCGCCGTCACCCCCGAGTCGATCGCGACGATCATCTACACCTCGGGCACCACGGGCCGCCCCAAGGGCTGCGTCATCTCGCACGCCAACTTCATGGCCGAGGCGAGCACGGTCATCGGGCTCATGGAACCGATCTTCACCTCCAAGCGCGACAACCAGGCGTCCACACTGCTGTTCCTGCCGCTCGCGCATGTCTTCGGGCGGATGGTCCAGGTCGCGGGAGTCCTCGGGAAGGTCAAGCTGGGCCATCAGCCTCAGATGCATGCCGCCGTGCTGCTGCCCGACCTGGCCGCGTTCCAGCCGACGTTCATCCTGGCGGTGCCGTACATCTTCGAGAAGGTCTTCAACGCGGCCCGCCGCAAGGCCGAGAAGGACGGAAAGTCCGGAGCCTTCGAGAAGGCCGTGGAGGTCGCGGTCCGCTACGCGGACGCGATCGAGGCGAAGGCGTGGGGGATCGGCGCCGGGCCGTCGGCGAGCCTGCGGATGCAGCACCAGTTCTTCGACAAGGTCGTCTACACCAAGATGCGCGCCGCCATGGGCGGCCGGGTCAGACACGCGGTGTCGGGCGGCTCCGCGATGGACCGTCGGCTCGGGCTGTTCTTCGCCGGCGCGGGCATCCAGATCTACGAGGGATACGGGCTCACCGAGACCACCGCCGCCGCCGTCGTCACCCCGCCCGAGCGGACCCGGTACGGGACGGTCGGCCAGGCCATTCCGGGCACGACCGTGCACATCGCGGACGACGGCGAGATCTGGCTGCACGGCGACAACATCTTCCAGGGCTATCTGAACGACCCCAAGGCCACCGACGCCGCACTGCACGACGGCTGGCTCGCCACCGGCGACCTCGGCACCCTCGATGAGGATGGCTTTCTCACCATCACCGGGCGCAAGAAGGAGATCCTGGTGACCTCCGGCGGCAAGAGCGTCTCGCCGGGCGTCCTGGAGGAGCGCGTGCGTGACCATCCGCTGGTCGCCCAGTGCATCGTGGTCGGCAACGACCGGCCGTACATCGCGGCGCTCGTCACCCTCGACTCCGAGGCCGTCGAACACTGGCTGCAGATGCGGGGCAAGACGCGGCTGTCCCCGTCCGACCTGGTGCGCGACCCGGACCTGGAGACCGAGGTGCGGCGGGCGGTGGTCGCCGCGAACACCCTGGTCTCGCAGGCCGAGTCGATCCGTACGTTCCGGATACTGGCGAACCAGTTCACCGAGGAGCACGGGCTGCTGACGCCGTCGCTGAAGTTGAAGCGGAAGGCGATCGAGAACGCGTACGCGACGGAGGTGGAGGCGTTGTACCGGGCATGA
- a CDS encoding LysR substrate-binding domain-containing protein: MYDPSQLRTFLAVAQTLSFTQAARRLGLRQSTVSQHVRRLEDAVGRQLFSRDTHSVELTEDGEAMLGFARRILAVHEQATAFFTGTRLRGRLRFGASEDFVLTRLPEILEGFRYDHPEVDLELTVELSGTLHEQLTAGRLDLVLAKRRPEDPRGELVWHDRLVWIGAERLRLDPDRPVPLIVYPPPGITRALAFEALERQGRAWRIACTSGSLNALVAAARAGLGVMAHSRGLIPPGLVRVPDRAGLPELGEVDFVLVHGQRRTSAQGAADALAAAILGGGDRLLRGGGASGSVSRT, from the coding sequence GTGTACGACCCCTCCCAACTGCGCACCTTCCTGGCGGTGGCCCAGACCCTGAGCTTCACGCAGGCCGCACGACGGCTCGGGCTGCGCCAGTCCACCGTCAGCCAGCACGTGCGCCGCCTGGAGGACGCGGTGGGACGGCAGCTGTTCTCGCGCGACACGCACTCCGTGGAGCTCACCGAGGACGGCGAGGCGATGCTCGGCTTCGCGCGCCGCATCCTGGCGGTGCACGAGCAGGCGACCGCCTTCTTCACGGGCACCCGGCTGCGCGGCCGGCTGCGCTTCGGCGCCTCCGAGGACTTCGTACTGACCCGGCTCCCCGAGATCCTGGAGGGCTTCCGGTACGACCATCCGGAGGTGGACCTGGAGCTGACGGTCGAGCTGTCCGGCACGCTGCACGAACAGCTCACGGCGGGCAGGCTGGACCTGGTGCTGGCGAAGCGGCGGCCCGAGGATCCGCGCGGCGAGCTGGTCTGGCACGACCGCCTGGTGTGGATCGGCGCGGAACGCCTGCGGCTCGACCCCGACCGCCCGGTCCCCCTGATCGTCTACCCGCCCCCGGGCATCACCCGCGCCCTCGCCTTCGAAGCCCTGGAACGCCAGGGCCGCGCGTGGCGCATCGCCTGCACCAGCGGCAGCCTGAACGCCCTCGTCGCGGCGGCCCGCGCGGGCCTCGGCGTGATGGCCCACTCGCGCGGACTGATCCCTCCCGGCCTCGTCCGCGTCCCGGACCGCGCGGGCCTGCCGGAACTGGGCGAGGTCGACTTCGTCCTGGTGCACGGACAGCGGCGTACGTCCGCACAGGGCGCGGCGGACGCCCTCGCGGCCGCGATCCTGGGCGGCGGGGACCGGCTGCTCAGGGGTGGCGGGGCTAGCGGGTCGGTCTCGCGTACGTGA
- a CDS encoding bile acid:sodium symporter family protein, producing MKRLQWPSWMPIDPYILLLLGTVGLAALLPAQGTGADVASGASTAAIAFLFFLYGARLSTREAVEGLRHWRLHGTVLACTFVVFPLLGLAARGLEPVLLTHNLYTGLLFLTLVPSTIQSSIAFTSMARGNVPAAICAGSFSSLAGIVVTPLLAAALLGGSGGGFSADSLVKIVLQLLVPFLAGQVLRRWIGGFITRHKKVLGYVDRGSILLVVYTAFSEGMVQGIWHQVSAVRLAGLLAVEGVLLAVMLTLTWYGAKALGFHREDRIAIQFAGSKKSLASGLPMASVLFGAHASLAVLPLMLFHQMQLMVCAVIAKRRAHDPGAATTPVPPVAASRIAVGTAPRSD from the coding sequence GTGAAACGCCTGCAGTGGCCGAGTTGGATGCCGATCGACCCGTACATCCTGCTGTTGCTCGGGACAGTGGGCCTCGCGGCCCTGCTCCCGGCACAGGGCACGGGCGCCGACGTCGCGTCGGGCGCGTCCACGGCCGCCATCGCCTTCCTCTTCTTCCTCTACGGGGCCCGGCTCTCCACCCGTGAGGCGGTCGAGGGCCTCAGGCACTGGCGGCTCCACGGCACCGTCCTGGCCTGCACCTTCGTCGTCTTCCCGCTGCTCGGCCTGGCCGCCCGCGGCCTCGAACCGGTGCTCCTGACGCACAACCTCTACACCGGTCTGCTCTTCCTCACACTCGTCCCCTCGACCATCCAGTCGTCGATCGCCTTCACCTCCATGGCCCGCGGCAACGTGCCCGCCGCGATCTGCGCCGGCTCCTTCTCCTCCCTCGCGGGCATCGTCGTCACCCCGCTGCTCGCCGCGGCACTGCTGGGCGGCAGCGGCGGCGGTTTCTCCGCGGACTCGCTGGTCAAGATCGTGCTCCAACTGCTGGTGCCGTTCCTCGCCGGGCAGGTGCTCCGGCGCTGGATCGGCGGATTCATCACGCGCCACAAGAAGGTCCTCGGGTACGTCGACCGTGGCTCGATCCTGCTCGTCGTCTACACCGCGTTCAGCGAGGGCATGGTGCAGGGCATATGGCACCAGGTGAGCGCGGTGCGACTGGCGGGCCTGCTCGCGGTCGAGGGCGTGCTGCTCGCGGTGATGCTGACCCTCACCTGGTACGGCGCGAAGGCGCTGGGCTTCCACCGCGAGGACCGCATCGCGATCCAGTTCGCCGGGTCGAAGAAGTCCCTCGCCTCGGGACTCCCCATGGCCAGCGTGCTGTTCGGCGCGCACGCCTCGCTCGCCGTGCTGCCGCTGATGCTCTTCCACCAGATGCAGCTGATGGTGTGCGCGGTGATCGCCAAGCGCCGCGCCCACGACCCCGGGGCGGCTACGACCCCGGTTCCCCCAGTCGCAGCGTCACGAATCGCGGTCGGTACAGCGCCACGTTCCGACTGA
- a CDS encoding sialidase family protein, translating to MSARLRARLRSTLTAVLTAAALCVLALPSPARASATDASGASGASGASGASFEQQVLFRASQDPGYACFRIPAVVRSTRGTLLAFAEGRVHDCGDAGDIDIVVKRSTDGGRTWGPLQVVNEGAGDTHGNPAPVVDRETGRIVLAETYNTGRTDGRGCDVPCDRTPHLQYSDDDGLSWSAPRDLSAEILPANWNSWYATGPVHGIQLTRGRHAGRLVFGVNTETWNGSRVTANNAALITSDDGGDHWRIGASDSWPIAEDGTFRQKPSELTLTERADGSLLVSGREQDGTDLGHRTQTVSRDGGDSFTAPFRDLPGLYAPQVQGSVLRLGDRMLLACPGDPDRRRTMMIRSSYDGGRTWDSVDRGTVVTTDWSGYSDLVGIGGGAVGLLYEGGAVDARDEVRFARFTEDWLTPRRGPDPTTDDLARHAEPAAVLGGARETAGVRGGALEFDGADDAVRLSYQDRLPLGTKDFTVSLWFRYTATGGEQPLLWMGGIGTTQPQVWMRAEPASHRITALITTRSGAAAPTSASVRTASAYNDGQWHHLALRRGGGLLTLSVDGTAVGAADVPGSVSRNSPFGVHVGQRMDSRAYFTGAIDEVRVYDRVLNDDELSAPPSREVTRDTVLYLPMDQVRGGH from the coding sequence ATGTCGGCACGTCTGCGCGCACGTCTCAGATCGACCCTGACCGCCGTCCTCACGGCCGCCGCACTGTGCGTGCTCGCGCTGCCGAGCCCCGCGAGGGCCTCCGCGACCGACGCGTCCGGTGCGTCCGGTGCGTCCGGTGCGTCCGGTGCGTCGTTCGAACAACAGGTGCTCTTCAGGGCCTCCCAGGATCCCGGCTACGCCTGCTTCCGCATCCCGGCCGTCGTGCGGAGCACCCGCGGCACCCTGCTGGCGTTCGCCGAGGGGCGCGTGCACGACTGCGGCGACGCGGGTGACATCGACATCGTCGTCAAACGGTCGACCGACGGCGGCCGGACCTGGGGACCCCTCCAGGTCGTCAACGAGGGGGCGGGCGACACCCACGGCAACCCCGCTCCGGTCGTGGACCGCGAGACCGGTCGCATCGTGCTGGCGGAGACGTACAACACGGGCCGCACGGACGGGCGCGGCTGCGACGTCCCCTGCGACCGCACCCCGCATCTCCAGTACAGCGACGACGACGGCCTCAGCTGGTCCGCACCGCGCGACCTGAGCGCCGAGATCCTCCCGGCGAACTGGAACTCCTGGTACGCGACCGGCCCTGTGCACGGCATCCAGCTGACCCGTGGCAGGCACGCCGGGCGGCTCGTCTTCGGCGTCAACACCGAGACCTGGAACGGCAGTCGGGTCACCGCCAACAACGCCGCCCTCATCACCAGCGACGACGGTGGCGACCACTGGCGGATCGGCGCGAGCGACTCCTGGCCGATCGCGGAGGACGGCACCTTCCGTCAGAAGCCGTCCGAGCTGACGCTCACGGAACGCGCCGACGGGTCCCTCCTCGTCAGCGGGCGCGAGCAGGACGGCACCGACCTCGGCCACCGCACCCAGACCGTCAGCCGTGACGGCGGCGACAGCTTCACGGCGCCCTTCCGCGACCTCCCCGGCCTCTACGCGCCCCAGGTCCAGGGCTCCGTACTCCGCCTCGGCGACCGCATGCTGCTGGCCTGTCCCGGCGACCCCGACCGCCGCAGGACCATGATGATCCGCTCCTCGTACGACGGCGGGCGCACCTGGGACAGCGTGGACCGCGGCACGGTCGTGACCACCGACTGGTCGGGCTACTCCGACCTGGTGGGGATCGGCGGCGGCGCCGTGGGGCTGCTGTACGAGGGCGGCGCGGTCGACGCACGTGACGAGGTCCGCTTCGCCCGCTTCACCGAGGACTGGCTCACCCCGCGCCGCGGCCCCGACCCGACGACCGACGACCTCGCCCGGCACGCCGAACCGGCCGCGGTCCTCGGCGGCGCCCGGGAGACGGCGGGCGTGCGCGGCGGCGCGCTGGAGTTCGACGGCGCCGACGACGCCGTACGCCTGTCGTATCAGGACCGACTCCCGCTCGGGACGAAGGACTTCACCGTGTCGCTGTGGTTCCGCTACACGGCCACCGGCGGGGAGCAGCCGCTGCTGTGGATGGGCGGGATCGGGACGACGCAGCCGCAGGTGTGGATGCGCGCCGAGCCCGCGTCCCACCGGATCACCGCCCTGATCACCACCAGGAGCGGAGCCGCGGCCCCGACCTCCGCCTCCGTGCGCACCGCGAGCGCCTACAACGACGGCCAGTGGCATCATCTGGCCCTGCGCCGGGGCGGCGGACTGCTCACGCTCTCCGTCGACGGTACGGCGGTCGGCGCCGCGGACGTGCCCGGGTCGGTCAGCCGCAACTCGCCGTTCGGGGTCCATGTCGGGCAACGGATGGACAGTCGGGCGTACTTCACGGGAGCCATCGACGAAGTACGCGTCTACGACCGCGTGTTGAACGACGACGAACTGTCCGCGCCGCCCTCCCGGGAAGTGACCCGGGACACCGTCCTGTATCTGCCCATGGACCAGGTGCGCGGCGGCCACTAA
- a CDS encoding quinone oxidoreductase family protein: MRRVRYEHTGGPLFLEDVPVPAAGPGELLVRTEAIGVTLPVVRKVTEAAEPIPLGGEIAGEVVAVGAGVTRFAAGDRVTGLCFGHGYADYALLNETMTSPVPAGASAVDAVALVRSGLVALGALKAARPAPGEAALITGAASGVGHLAVRLARLRGASRVVGAVSALTLGKAEFVRGFGADEVIAYDSEDWGEPVDYVLDAVGGDLLTPAVAALAPGGRLVAYSSGGGSVRAYDLLVGAKSVIGFQMARIARNEPGRYERWREELWRLFAEGALRPAVHGEFALQDAAEAHAAIESRSNLGKVVLRP, translated from the coding sequence ATGCGTCGCGTCCGCTACGAGCACACCGGCGGCCCCCTGTTCCTGGAGGACGTCCCCGTACCCGCCGCCGGGCCCGGCGAACTGCTGGTGCGCACCGAGGCGATCGGCGTCACCCTCCCCGTCGTCCGCAAGGTCACCGAGGCCGCGGAGCCGATCCCGCTGGGCGGCGAGATCGCGGGCGAGGTCGTCGCCGTCGGCGCGGGCGTCACCCGCTTCGCGGCGGGCGACCGCGTCACCGGACTCTGCTTCGGACACGGGTACGCCGACTACGCCCTGCTCAACGAGACCATGACCTCCCCCGTCCCGGCGGGTGCGAGCGCGGTCGACGCCGTCGCCCTCGTCCGCAGCGGACTGGTCGCGCTCGGCGCCCTGAAGGCGGCGCGCCCCGCACCCGGCGAGGCGGCGCTGATCACCGGCGCGGCGAGCGGCGTCGGCCATCTCGCCGTCCGACTCGCCCGGCTGCGGGGCGCGTCACGTGTCGTCGGGGCCGTGTCCGCGCTCACCCTCGGCAAGGCGGAGTTCGTCCGGGGGTTCGGCGCGGACGAGGTGATCGCGTACGACTCCGAGGACTGGGGCGAGCCCGTCGACTACGTTCTCGACGCGGTCGGCGGCGACCTGCTCACCCCGGCCGTCGCCGCCCTCGCCCCGGGCGGGCGGCTCGTCGCGTACAGCTCGGGCGGCGGGAGCGTGCGGGCGTACGACCTGCTGGTGGGCGCCAAGTCCGTGATCGGCTTCCAGATGGCCCGGATCGCCCGGAACGAGCCGGGGCGGTACGAGCGGTGGCGCGAGGAACTGTGGCGACTGTTCGCGGAGGGAGCCCTGCGGCCCGCCGTGCACGGGGAGTTCGCCCTGCAGGACGCGGCGGAGGCGCACGCGGCGATCGAGTCACGGAGCAACCTGGGGAAGGTGGTGCTGCGCCCCTGA
- a CDS encoding MarR family winged helix-turn-helix transcriptional regulator, whose protein sequence is MTASAPLSAIRSLPSWLLGRTAARGRALVAEALAAEGLKMWDHVVLSALSDLGPVAQAELGRSIQLDPKDLVGVLNDLQSAGLVLREPDPRDRRKNAVSLTEEGARLLARCERAAREANDALLSPLSEAEREQFMGLLIRISGTDG, encoded by the coding sequence ATGACCGCCTCCGCGCCCCTGTCCGCCATCCGCTCCCTCCCCAGCTGGCTCCTCGGCCGCACCGCCGCCCGCGGCCGCGCCCTCGTCGCCGAGGCGCTGGCTGCCGAGGGTCTGAAGATGTGGGATCACGTGGTGCTCTCCGCCCTCTCCGATCTCGGCCCCGTCGCCCAGGCCGAACTGGGCCGCAGCATCCAGCTCGACCCCAAGGACCTGGTCGGTGTTCTCAACGACCTCCAGAGCGCGGGCCTGGTCCTGCGTGAACCCGACCCCAGGGACCGGCGCAAGAACGCGGTGTCCCTCACCGAGGAGGGCGCACGCCTCCTCGCGCGCTGCGAGCGGGCGGCGCGTGAGGCCAACGACGCGCTCCTCTCGCCGCTCTCGGAGGCCGAGCGGGAGCAGTTCATGGGTTTGTTGATCCGGATTTCCGGTACGGACGGCTGA
- a CDS encoding isochorismatase family protein yields MTAPETEPRLALDPARTALVLVDLMERIVGLPVEPRKGTEVLAAAEELAATFRKAGALVVLVRGERPGLHEQPPGSGLVAGLAVEGDLEVVKRTIGGFQGSGLDERLRERGISTLVFGGIATNLGVESTARAAGDLGYDLVFAEDAMAALTAPEHEASVRLDFPRLGTVVTTAQVHFSAG; encoded by the coding sequence ATGACCGCACCCGAAACCGAACCCCGGCTCGCCCTCGACCCCGCGCGCACCGCCCTGGTGCTCGTGGATCTGATGGAGCGCATCGTCGGACTGCCCGTGGAACCCCGCAAGGGGACCGAAGTCCTCGCCGCCGCCGAGGAGTTGGCGGCCACCTTCCGCAAGGCGGGCGCGCTCGTCGTGCTCGTCCGGGGCGAGCGGCCCGGACTGCACGAACAGCCGCCCGGCAGCGGACTCGTCGCCGGGCTCGCGGTGGAGGGTGACCTCGAGGTCGTGAAGCGGACCATCGGCGGGTTCCAGGGCAGCGGTCTCGACGAGCGGCTGCGGGAGCGCGGCATCTCCACCCTGGTGTTCGGCGGGATCGCCACCAACCTCGGCGTCGAGTCCACCGCCCGCGCCGCCGGCGACCTCGGCTACGACCTCGTGTTCGCCGAGGACGCGATGGCGGCCCTCACCGCGCCCGAACACGAGGCGTCGGTCCGCCTGGACTTCCCCCGCCTGGGCACGGTCGTGACCACCGCGCAGGTGCACTTCAGCGCGGGCTGA
- the fdhD gene encoding formate dehydrogenase accessory sulfurtransferase FdhD, with protein MGRVTERRKVIRIREGAVSTRPDTLVAEEPLEIRLNGKPLAITMRTPGDDFALAAGFLVSEGVFGRADEVQNIVYCAGATVDGSNTYNVVDVRTAPGVVLPDITLERNVYTTSSCGLCGKASLDAVRTTARWAIDDGVDAPPVRLEPALLAGLPDRLREAQRVFDRTGGLHAAALFTEDGEMLDVREDVGRHNAVDKLVGRALQRGDLPLSRTILLVSGRASFELAQKAVMAGIPVLAAVSAPSSLAVDLAAETGLTLVGFLRGPSMNVYAGEHRIALRAPAAQG; from the coding sequence ATGGGACGAGTCACGGAACGACGCAAGGTGATCCGCATCCGGGAGGGGGCCGTCTCCACGCGCCCCGACACGCTCGTCGCCGAGGAGCCACTGGAGATCCGCCTCAACGGGAAACCGCTCGCGATCACCATGCGCACCCCGGGCGACGACTTCGCGCTCGCGGCGGGCTTCCTCGTCAGCGAGGGGGTCTTCGGCCGGGCCGACGAAGTGCAGAACATCGTCTACTGCGCGGGCGCCACTGTCGACGGCTCCAACACGTACAACGTCGTGGACGTCCGGACCGCGCCGGGCGTCGTGCTGCCCGACATCACGCTGGAGCGCAACGTCTACACGACCTCGTCCTGCGGCCTGTGCGGCAAGGCGAGCCTGGACGCGGTCCGTACGACGGCCCGCTGGGCCATCGACGACGGCGTCGACGCTCCCCCGGTCCGGCTGGAGCCCGCTCTCCTCGCCGGCCTCCCCGACCGGCTGCGCGAGGCCCAGCGGGTCTTCGACCGGACCGGGGGTCTGCACGCCGCGGCCCTGTTCACGGAGGACGGGGAGATGCTCGACGTACGGGAGGACGTGGGCCGGCACAACGCGGTCGACAAGCTGGTCGGGCGCGCCCTGCAACGCGGCGACCTGCCGCTCTCCCGCACGATCCTGCTGGTGTCGGGCCGGGCCTCCTTCGAGCTGGCTCAGAAGGCGGTCATGGCGGGCATCCCCGTGCTGGCGGCGGTCTCGGCACCGTCCTCGCTGGCGGTGGACCTGGCCGCCGAGACCGGGCTGACCCTGGTGGGCTTCCTGCGCGGCCCCTCCATGAACGTGTACGCGGGCGAGCACCGCATCGCCCTGCGGGCCCCGGCCGCCCAGGGCTGA
- a CDS encoding 2Fe-2S iron-sulfur cluster-binding protein, translated as MTAIPLGVPRRLVEFTLDGQEVRVPEGSTILDACRAAGKEVPTLCQGDTLTPKNACRVCVVELEGARTLVPACSRKAEAGMEVRTDTERARHSRKVVIELLASSVDLSTTPEVAGWIKEYEAKPDRFGPGAARLDEEPKIDNGLYVRDYDKCILCYKCVDACGDQWQNTFAISVSGRGFDARIAVEHDAPLTDSACVYCGNCIEVCPTGALSFRSEFDMRAAGTWDESAQTETTTVCAYCGVGCNLTLHVQDNEIVKVTSPHDNPVTHGNLCIKGRFGYQHVQNRD; from the coding sequence ATGACCGCGATACCGCTGGGAGTGCCGCGTCGGCTCGTCGAGTTCACCCTCGACGGGCAGGAGGTCAGGGTTCCGGAGGGCTCGACGATCCTCGACGCCTGCCGGGCGGCGGGCAAGGAGGTCCCCACCCTCTGCCAGGGCGACACGCTCACCCCCAAGAACGCCTGCCGGGTCTGTGTCGTCGAGCTCGAGGGCGCCCGGACCCTCGTCCCGGCCTGCTCGCGCAAGGCGGAAGCGGGCATGGAGGTGCGGACGGACACCGAGCGCGCCCGCCACAGCCGCAAGGTCGTCATCGAGCTCCTCGCCTCCTCGGTCGACTTGTCGACCACTCCGGAGGTGGCCGGGTGGATCAAGGAGTACGAGGCGAAACCGGACCGCTTCGGCCCCGGCGCGGCGCGTCTCGACGAGGAGCCCAAGATCGACAACGGCCTCTATGTCCGCGACTACGACAAGTGCATCCTCTGCTACAAGTGCGTCGACGCCTGTGGCGACCAGTGGCAGAACACCTTCGCGATCTCGGTCTCCGGGCGCGGGTTCGACGCCCGGATCGCCGTCGAGCACGATGCCCCGCTGACCGACTCGGCGTGCGTGTACTGCGGCAACTGCATCGAGGTGTGCCCGACGGGGGCACTGTCGTTCAGGTCGGAGTTCGACATGCGGGCGGCGGGTACATGGGACGAGTCGGCGCAGACCGAGACGACGACGGTGTGCGCGTACTGCGGTGTGGGCTGCAACCTCACCCTGCACGTGCAGGACAATGAGATCGTGAAGGTCACCTCCCCGCACGACAACCCGGTGACCCACGGCAATCTCTGCATCAAGGGCCGCTTCGGCTACCAGCACGTACAGAACCGGGACTGA